GTCGAGATCGACGGCAGGCCTGTCACCACGCGCGCCATCGTGATCGCCACCGGTGCCGAACCCATGGTGCCGGATCTGCCGGGGCTGGCCGAAGCGGGCTATCTTACCTCCGAGACGCTGTGGCAGCTGCAGGACCCGCCCGGGCGCCTGCTGGTACTGGGTGGCGGCCCGATCGGCTGCGAGCTTGCGCAGGCATTTGCCCGACTCGGTACGCAGGTCGTCCAGGTACAGAGCCACGGACGCCTGCTGGTGCGCGAGGATGACGAGGTATCCGCCTTCGTGCGGGCGCGCCTGTCGGCCGATGGCGTGGACGTGCGTACGGACTGCCGCGCCTTGGCGGTCGAACGCGACGGCGGGCAATACGCGCTGGTCTGCGACCACCAGGGCCGGCGCGCAAGAATCCCCTTCGACACCCTGCTGGTGGCGGTCGGGCGCAAGCCCCGCGTCGCCGGCTTCGGGCTGGAGGAACTGGGCATCTCCGTGACCAGGACGGTGGATACGGATGCCTGGATGGCCACGCTGTACCCGAACATCTATGCCTGCGGCGACGTCGCCGGGCCCTACCAGTTCACTCACGTCGCCGCCCACCAGGCGTGGTACGCCGCCGTCAATGCGCTGTTCGGCTCGATCTGGCGTTTTCGCGTCGACTACGCGGTGATTCCTGCGGTGACCTTCGTCGATCCGGAGGTGGCGCGCGTCGGCCTCAACGAGCGCGAGGCGCAGGCGCGGGGCATTGCGTTCGAGACCACGCGCTATGAACTGGACGACCTGGACCGGGCGATCACCGAGGATCAGGCGCATGGCTTCGTGAAAGTGCTGACCGCGCCGGGCAAGGATCGCATCCTGGGCGCGACCATCGTGGGCCAGCATGCAGGCGAAATGCTGGCCGAGTTCGTGCTGGCGATGCGCCATGGGCTGGGACTCAACAAGATCCTTGGCACCATCCACGCGTATCCGACCTGGGCCGAAGCCAACAAGTACGCGGCGGGGAACTGGAAGAAGGCCCATGCGCCCGAACGAGTGCTGCGCTGGCTGGCCCGCTATCACGCCTGGCGGCGGAAGTGAGGACGGCATGAGGAATCACGATTTCATGCCAGGACAGAGGGCCGGGTGCCGCATGCTTGCCGTGCGACCGGCATGCGAAGGATCACGGCGTACTGTGGAGGCTCTGCTGCCGGGGCGCCCGGACCGGTCCGCACAGGTGCGCCAGCGCCGCCAACATCGCCAGGACATGCTGCCATGAACGCCGTGCCATCTTTCGCCGCACCATCGTTCGCCCGCTCTCTGCGCGAGCATGGGCTCGCCTTGCCGCGCACGCCGACGGAGATCCTGCAGGTCAACGTCGGCAAGCTGTGCGACCTGGCCTGCCAGCATTGCCACGTGGAGGCCGGCCCCGGGCGCACCGAGATCATGCAGGCGGCCACGGTGGAACGCATCCTGGAACTGCTGGCGAATGCTCCGGGCGTGCATACGGTGGACCTGACCGGCGGCGCGCCGGAACTCAATCCGCATTTCCGCACCCTGGTGCTGGGATCCCGTGCGCTGGGCAAGACCGTCATCGACCGCTGCAACCTGACCGTGCTGTTCCGTCCCGGACAGGAGGACACCGCGGAGTTCCTGGCCACGCAGGGCGTCAAGGTGGTTGCCTCGCTGCCTTGCTACAGCAAGGCCAACGTGGAGAAGCAGCGCGGGCAGCACGTTTTCGATCCCAGCCTGCGCGCCCTTCATCGGCTCAATGCGCTCGGCTACGGCCGCGCCGGCTCCGGGCTGGAACTGGACCTGGTCTACAACCCGCTGGGCGCCACGCTGCCACCGGCCCAGGCGGCGCTGGAGGCAACCTACCGGCGCGAACTGGCCGAACACTTCGGCATCGTGTTCAACCACCTGTTCACCATTACCAACATGCCGATCAAGCGCTTCCTGCACCTGCTCGAGCGCGAAGGCCGCCACGAGCGTTACATGCAGACCCTGCTCGATGCGTTCAATCCGCGGGCGGCGCTGGGCGTGATGTGCCGCAACCTGCTGTCGGTGAGCTGGGATGGCGAACTGTTCGACTGCGATTTCAACCAGGCGCTGGGGCTGCCGCTGGGCGGCCGCCGACGCAGCTTGTGGGAAATCGACGCCCTGGCGGACGTCGGGTACGGCCCGATTGCGTTCGCCAATCATTGCTATGGCTGTACCGCCGGGGCGGGCAGCTCCTGTGGAGGATCGTTGACATGACCATGAACCTGGAACAAGACGTCGTCGCCCGCGCGGAAGAGCAGCAATCCGCCGTGCGCAGCTATTACGGCGAAACCCTGCAGTCGAGCCGTGATCTGCGCACCACGGCATGCTGCAGCCTGGAAGCGATGCCGGAAAAACTGCGCTCGATCCTCGCCCAGTTGCACCCGGAAGTGCGCGAGCGCTTCTACGGCTGCGGCTCGCCGCTGCCGCCGGCGGTGGAGGGCGCCACCGTGCTCGACCTCGGCTGCGGCAGCGGGCGGGACGTCTATCTGCTGTCGAAGCTGGTGGGCGAGCAGGGGCGGGTGATCGGTGTCGACATGACCGAGCAGCAGCTGGCGGTGGCCGAGCGCCACCGCGCCTGGCACGCAC
This genomic stretch from Rhodanobacter thiooxydans harbors:
- the arsS gene encoding arsenosugar biosynthesis radical SAM (seleno)protein ArsS (Some members of this family are selenoproteins.), coding for MNAVPSFAAPSFARSLREHGLALPRTPTEILQVNVGKLCDLACQHCHVEAGPGRTEIMQAATVERILELLANAPGVHTVDLTGGAPELNPHFRTLVLGSRALGKTVIDRCNLTVLFRPGQEDTAEFLATQGVKVVASLPCYSKANVEKQRGQHVFDPSLRALHRLNALGYGRAGSGLELDLVYNPLGATLPPAQAALEATYRRELAEHFGIVFNHLFTITNMPIKRFLHLLEREGRHERYMQTLLDAFNPRAALGVMCRNLLSVSWDGELFDCDFNQALGLPLGGRRRSLWEIDALADVGYGPIAFANHCYGCTAGAGSSCGGSLT